From one Salinibacterium hongtaonis genomic stretch:
- a CDS encoding DUF4238 domain-containing protein yields MTLATDGHARKFQEGTDVRGVISAASMGNVWPLWEHPSMPQKSNAAKLHHYVPQGYLRGFATEHERVTAVPLDRAREPFTTSVKNVAARTHFHTVEGLIEPDEFEKVLSGVEGDAMGIIRRLEEGEFPLPSEDRSALSFYVALQAVRGPDTRATMEHLQAKIVRVEIGAGGRKNVGRWIKENLGFVATEEQAQRIWDEGTQPAGPPITFSNLAHIQHMVKAAEQLSPYILTRPWSLIRFDRRSLITSDAPVSLIRHPDDEPWSGVGFGTAWGISFPLTRKLGLLMNDPMVMIEEVDAGDPQIQTIRAAVISGKADRVQAGTTAMERLFNEHTADNASEYLYRHPDDEKFVPGELPEPRLTNMSVNGFTDADFDGDPWFEDSRASSD; encoded by the coding sequence GTGACCTTAGCCACCGACGGCCACGCTCGTAAATTTCAGGAAGGAACGGACGTAAGAGGCGTTATCAGCGCCGCGTCGATGGGCAATGTCTGGCCCCTGTGGGAGCATCCAAGCATGCCGCAAAAGAGCAACGCCGCGAAGCTGCACCACTACGTGCCCCAGGGGTACCTGCGCGGCTTCGCGACCGAGCATGAACGCGTGACGGCAGTGCCGCTAGACCGCGCTCGGGAGCCGTTCACAACGTCCGTCAAAAATGTTGCAGCGCGAACGCACTTTCATACGGTCGAGGGACTCATTGAGCCTGACGAATTCGAGAAGGTGCTTAGCGGCGTCGAAGGCGATGCCATGGGGATCATCCGCAGGCTGGAGGAGGGCGAGTTCCCTCTCCCCAGCGAAGACCGCTCGGCATTATCGTTCTACGTCGCGCTTCAAGCCGTGCGCGGACCAGATACCCGCGCGACAATGGAGCACCTCCAGGCAAAGATTGTTCGCGTCGAGATCGGCGCCGGAGGACGTAAGAACGTCGGACGATGGATCAAAGAGAATCTCGGATTTGTCGCCACGGAAGAGCAGGCACAACGAATCTGGGACGAAGGGACGCAACCCGCTGGGCCACCGATCACATTCTCAAACTTGGCCCACATTCAACACATGGTCAAAGCTGCTGAGCAACTTTCGCCCTACATTCTGACCCGTCCGTGGTCGCTAATTCGTTTCGATCGCCGTTCGTTGATCACCTCCGACGCTCCGGTGAGCCTCATCCGTCACCCGGACGACGAGCCCTGGAGTGGCGTCGGCTTTGGCACTGCTTGGGGTATCTCCTTTCCGCTCACACGGAAGCTCGGGCTTCTTATGAATGACCCGATGGTGATGATCGAGGAAGTTGACGCAGGCGACCCGCAGATTCAAACAATCCGTGCTGCGGTCATCAGTGGGAAGGCTGATCGGGTACAGGCCGGCACCACGGCGATGGAACGCCTGTTCAACGAGCACACGGCCGACAACGCGAGCGAGTATCTCTACCGGCACCCTGACGATGAGAAGTTCGTGCCCGGGGAACTACCCGAACCGAGACTAACCAACATGTCGGTAAACGGGTTCACGGATGCAGATTTTGACGGGGACCCGTGGTTTGAGGACTCCAGAGCGAGTTCGGATTAA
- a CDS encoding ABC transporter permease — protein sequence MRLSIAAVCTEALRELRARKVLSIFIVAVVAVMFLTVTLTAGRAAGLRESVVSAVDSTGVKSIFVRANPGTTLSASLLTNISQFSSVENAAAFSPATDVANVNIRGGSQVPLRTVWSPQPGLYGAFGSTAVGATMGTPGALTSIGIPSGIGAVEDAYGNQFTLSGAASLPAAAAALEPTLLKYGGRPDRLDEATVFVINVSSTSEVRATGQLVSDLLSGGGTPTFSIQTNQRLVDLQATLEAEVGVAGQSGVAGALLLAAVIIAAIQTSSILSRRKEFGRRRALGATRSLITALVLTQTLILAVIGATLGGGASTLTLLLLGVPQPPAVFFAALALLSVAVGTLGGVVPAVSASRRDPVTELRIP from the coding sequence ATGAGACTCTCGATTGCCGCAGTATGCACCGAAGCACTACGCGAGTTGCGTGCACGCAAAGTTCTGTCGATCTTTATTGTTGCGGTCGTTGCTGTGATGTTTCTTACGGTCACCTTGACCGCTGGCCGAGCTGCAGGCTTGCGCGAGTCCGTAGTTTCAGCCGTGGACTCAACGGGCGTGAAGTCAATCTTTGTGCGCGCTAATCCCGGCACCACTCTTTCGGCTTCTCTACTGACTAACATTTCTCAGTTCAGCAGCGTGGAAAACGCTGCCGCATTCTCACCTGCCACCGACGTCGCAAATGTCAATATTCGCGGCGGCAGTCAGGTGCCTTTGCGCACTGTATGGTCACCTCAACCAGGGCTCTACGGAGCCTTCGGCAGCACGGCAGTCGGGGCGACGATGGGAACACCCGGAGCTCTGACATCAATTGGAATACCTTCCGGCATTGGGGCAGTGGAGGACGCATACGGCAACCAATTCACGCTTTCCGGAGCGGCATCCCTCCCTGCAGCAGCCGCCGCGCTAGAGCCAACTCTTCTGAAGTACGGCGGCCGCCCTGACCGATTGGACGAGGCGACGGTCTTCGTCATCAACGTGAGTAGCACATCAGAAGTGCGCGCTACCGGTCAACTAGTAAGCGACCTCTTGAGCGGGGGTGGTACCCCCACATTCAGCATTCAAACGAACCAGCGCTTGGTCGACTTGCAAGCGACACTGGAAGCGGAAGTCGGCGTAGCCGGCCAGTCTGGCGTGGCTGGCGCCCTACTCCTCGCCGCAGTCATAATCGCCGCCATCCAGACAAGCTCGATCCTCTCGCGGCGCAAAGAGTTTGGCCGGCGGCGCGCTCTCGGCGCGACCCGTTCCCTGATCACAGCCTTGGTACTGACACAAACCCTGATCTTGGCCGTGATTGGAGCCACCCTAGGAGGAGGTGCGTCGACGCTTACGCTATTGCTCCTCGGCGTACCTCAACCCCCGGCCGTTTTCTTTGCGGCGCTCGCGCTTCTATCTGTCGCCGTCGGGACTCTGGGCGGGGTCGTCCCCGCTGTAAGCGCATCTCGCCGAGATCCAGTCACCGAGCTTCGCATCCCCTGA
- a CDS encoding ABC transporter ATP-binding protein: MIRARGLTFGYPGRDLILGEWSADFANGSVTAVIGPSGRGKSTLMYLLGLMLRPLDGEIVVDGITTSRLSDHDRSKIRADRFGFVFQDAVLDSHRSVLDNVTELALYRGRPRDAQLVATAVNLLEELGVQVPWASLPGEVSGGQAQRIAIARALLFEPRVLIADEPTGNLDETTTHVVVSRLRAHAKTGALVIVVTHDPAVAAQCDDIVELQ; the protein is encoded by the coding sequence GTGATCCGAGCCCGCGGCCTTACCTTCGGCTACCCCGGCAGAGATCTGATTCTCGGGGAGTGGTCAGCGGATTTTGCGAATGGTTCCGTTACTGCGGTCATCGGACCGTCCGGTCGCGGAAAATCCACGCTGATGTACCTGCTTGGCCTGATGTTGCGACCTCTCGACGGTGAAATAGTCGTCGACGGAATCACTACATCGCGACTCAGCGACCACGACAGATCCAAAATCCGCGCTGACCGTTTCGGGTTCGTGTTTCAGGACGCCGTTCTAGATTCGCACCGCTCTGTCCTTGACAATGTCACCGAGCTTGCTCTGTACCGTGGCCGCCCGCGAGACGCCCAGCTAGTTGCAACGGCAGTCAACCTGCTCGAGGAACTTGGTGTGCAAGTGCCTTGGGCTTCGCTGCCAGGTGAGGTCTCCGGCGGGCAAGCCCAACGCATCGCAATTGCGCGGGCTCTTCTCTTTGAGCCGCGCGTGCTCATCGCTGACGAGCCCACCGGCAATCTCGACGAGACAACGACGCACGTTGTTGTCTCACGGTTGAGGGCTCACGCCAAGACAGGAGCATTGGTCATCGTTGTAACTCATGATCCAGCTGTCGCGGCGCAGTGCGATGACATAGTGGAGTTGCAATGA